The Labrus bergylta chromosome 23, fLabBer1.1, whole genome shotgun sequence genome includes the window AGTGTTCGATATAGTTCGATTTTCTTTTACTTGAATCAAATCTAATTTCAAGATTCTGGTTTTGACCCTCCCTGAAAGCAATGACTTAAAATGTGatcagtttctgtgttttcacGTCCGTTTGCAGCCGTCAGGATGCAGAGCACCACAAACTACCTGTGGCTGATCTCAGACCTGCTGGGTCAGGGAGCCACGGCCAACGTGTACCGCGGCAGACACAAGGTGACACTCACTCCAGATCCAGCTTGAGATCATATCTGTGTTACGTAACAATCAGATGTTAACTGAATTCTGTCTCGATGTCGTTGACGATGAAGAGTGAGAACGAGGCTCGTGTGTCCTCCCTCACTCTGAGCTGTAAAAACCCGACGACCTCActggatgttttttgtgtttgattgtaGAAAACTGGAGACCTGTACGCCGTCAAAGTGTTCAACAACCTGAGTTTTTTGAGGCCGCTGGACGTCCAGATGAGAGAGTTCGAGGTTCTGAAGAAACTCAACCACAAAAACATCGTCAAGCTGTTCGCCGTGGAGGAAGAGGTCggtgtttttattcacttcaACACTGCTCGCTTACTGCTCTTAGAGTCAGGCTTTAGGCTGCTTTTAGCTGGTGTTAGTTTAGCAGAATAACTACACCGGGCTCAGGTGTAGCTCTTAACTCAGGTACGACCCCGCCTTGACCCCAGACCTGGTGGCGCTGAGGGGTCGTCACAACTTGAATCCTATTTGAGGCTAACGTTGACAAAATGAAGATAGTTTTTGAGGTGGTGCTGAGTCTAAATCTGTTCCTCTCCTCGTCTGTCAGTCAAACACTCGTCATAAAGTCCTGGTGATGGAGTACTGTCCGTGTGGAAGTCTCTACACGGTGTTGGAGGAGTCGTCCAACGCGTACGGCCTCCCCGAAGACGAGTTCCTGATCGTCCTGCACGACGTTGGTGAGTGGCGGTTTCGATCCGATGTTAAATATTCAATGTGTCCCACCTGACTCTGAggtgctctctgattggcccgTTCAGTGGCAGGTATGAACCACCTGAGGGAGTACGGTATCGTCCACCGGGACATCAAACCAGGAAACATCATGCGAGTGATCGGAGAGGAGGGGCGCTCCGTCTACAAACTGACCGACTTCGGCGCCGCCAGAGAGCTCGATGACGACGAgcagtttgtgtctctgtacGGCACGGAGGAATACCtggtgagaaacacacacacacacacacacacacacacacacacacacacacacacacacacacctgtgccctcacttatcaaacgtacgtacggcagaaaaatgggtgtacgcTCATTTCCGCGCAAAGTTcggcacttatcaatctggacgtgagcggagggcACGCTCAAATCCCACGCCAGGTCTCACCTCGTGtacgcacgttttcaactcagtgtggacttacAGCGCCGTGAGTCTGTCTGTGGGAGAATAATTAGATCTACTATAACAGTGTTTGTTAAGACGGATagatagaggttcacagatttactgttacataagatatctcaaatatattttatattacgctccacctcaaacgatctctgtagaGTACAtcgctttttaaataatgttgagcagcgcgagctgtcaggtgatttatttagttgtgtgttttatttgatgaatttttgtttgtttaatcgatttgctttaaagattaaagattagagaggctgctttcagtaaatacatgctgcagatatcgctgcagaaaatactgagacaaattaaaacagaaaaactagaAACAGTTACTTTAAAAGGACTGAAAAACTTCCAGAGATACTAAATACAtcttttagcctctgaaatatgaaatatttaggaatacagaacatcaacattacATCATAACTAATCGGTACGTCCGGagattaaaatgataaatacgctgatgtgccacatgcgtaattgtgcacagcagacgccctgaggccagagactacatgtgacataataaccaataaagaaatctgggggctgtaagacggagtcaggaccttctttaatgttaaattcttatgtttggaaagaaagctcatcggatgagaagtgcacattgcacagcgtttgatcaaacactttattcatgtgatgcaggacgtttcaggtttctcttctcttttaaagtctcataaatggcgagctgccagtgcagcTGACGTTAgccgacacagatgcaggttcaCCTGaaccacttgtgcctgatattgaagctgaaccgatgaaggaagccactcgctccacgatctgggataatttcaggtggGGTCCGGTTGGCGTCCTCCGGTCCGGGatctgcttcttttaagacccgcaacaCTAGGCCACATTGTAGTGATCgtttggtctgaccaggtttattaaactaaaagtatttttaaaaattatattATAGCCTAGattatgtacgttacatatcacggatgttatatatttttcatattttaaaacatcGCTGTGGAGATTTCATGCAGGcacatttcttctgaagctctttaATCGTACATCAGGCTGCCAGACGACGCGATGTTCCtcctctttacttctctctgttatgatgtcactcaggtcaggAGCTTATTAAGTATCTCCATGCTGTAAACTCTGAGGGCGAGGACAGCTGAGCCGTGAGTAAATAGGGGCGTTTCCAGTCGCCACGCTTATCAACACCCGGTCTTGCGTACGCTGTGATCAGCCAGATACgcacgtttcataggtcccacgtggactCTGTCGTACGATGGTTTCTACACcacgctctctctttctcgtcttcaacgcacaaaaagctaaaaaaaaataatgaattacaCCAACACATCTTTAACTTcctgttattttcttcttcatgtgttttttcccTCGCAGCACCCGGACATGTACGAGCGAGCCGTGCTGAGAAAAGACCACCAGAAGAAATACGGCGCCACGGTCGACCTGTGGAGCATCGGAGTCACGTTTTATCACGCCGCCACGGGCAGCCTGCCGTTCAGACCGTTCGAGGGGCCGCGCAGGAACAAAGAAGTCATGTGAGAGATCAAAGAGTTAAACATGTGACTCTGAGGACGAGGAACAGGAAGCTGAAcgagcgctgtgtgtgtgtgtgtgtgtgtgtgtgtgtgtgtgtgtgtgtgtgtgtgtgtgtgtgtgtgtgtgtgtgtgtgtgtgtgtgtgtgtgtgtgtgtgtgtgtgtgtgtgtgtgtgtgtgtgtgtgtgtgtgtgtgtgtgtgtgtgtgtgtgtctcaggtaTAAAATCATCACAGAGAAGCCGTCGGGGACGATCTCCGGACATCAGAAGAGCGAGAACGGGAAGATCGAGTGGAGCACCGAGATGCCCGTTTCCTGCAGCCTGTccaagtgagtgtgtgtgtgtctgtgtgtgtgtgtgtgtgtgtgtgtctgtgtgtgtgtgtgtgtgtgtgtgtgtgtgtctgtgtgtgtctgtgtgtgtgtgtgtgtgtgtgtctgtgtgtgtgtgtgtgcgtgtgtgtgtgtgtgtgtgtgtgtgtgtgtgtgtctgtgtgtgtgtgtgtgtgtcagtgtgtgtgtgtgtgtgtgtgtgtgtgtgtgtctgtgtgtctgtgtgtgtgtgtgtctgtgtgtgtgtgtgtgtgtgtgtgtgtgtgtgtgtgtctgtgtgcgtgtgtgtgtgtgcgtgtgtgtctgtgtgtgtctgtgtgtgtgtgtctgtgtgtgtctgtgtgtgtgtgtgtctgtgtgtgtctgtgtgtgtgtgtgtctgtgtgtgtgtgtgtgtctgtgtgtgtgtgtctgtgtgtgtgtgtgtgtgtctgtgtgtgtctgtgtgtgtgtgtctgtgtgtgtgtgtgtgtgtgtgtgtgtgtgtgtctgtgtgtgtgtgtgtgtctgtgtgtgtgtgtgtgtgtgtgtctgtgtgtgtctgtgtgtgtgtgtgtgtgtgtgtctgtgtgtgtgtgtgtgtgtgtgtgtgtgtgtgtgtgtgtgtgtctgtgtgtgtgtctgtgtgtgtgtgtctctgtgtgtgtgtgtgtgtgtgtgtgtgtgtgtgtgtgtgtgtgtgtgtgtgtctctgtgtgtgtgtgtgtctgtgtgtgtgtgtgtgtgtgtctgtgtgtgtgtgtgtctgtgtgtgtgtgtgtgtgtctctgtgtgtgtgtctgtgtgtgtgtgtgtctgtgtgtgtgtgtgtgtgtctctgtgtgtctgtgtgtgtgtgtgtgtgtgtgtgtgtctgtgtgtgtgtgtgtgtgtgtgtgtctctgtgtgtgtgtgtgtgtgttctggtttCTGGTGTCTCATCTCGTGTTTTGGCGTCTCAGGGGTCTTCAGAGTCTCCTGACTCCGGTCCTCGCCAACATCCTGGAGGCGGATCAGGAGAAGTGTTGGGGCTTCGATCAGTTCTTCGCTGAGACCAACGACATCCTCCACCGCACCGTGGTCAACGTGTTCAGTCTGCAGCAGGCCACGCTGCACCACGTCTACATCCACGAGTACAACACGTAAGACCGGGGGACACGGGGGGGAAGATGGCGTGGGGGGGCGTGGCGTGGCGTGGCGTGGGGACAAACTGACTGCACTCCTCCGTGTGTCCACAGGGCGGCGCTGTTCCAGGAGCTGATGTCCCGCCGCTCCAGCATCCCGCTGCACAACCAGGAGCTGCTGTATGAGGGGCGCCGCCTCGTCCTCGACCCGAACCGCCAGGCCAAGACGTTCCCCAAGACGTCCCGGGACAATCCCATCATGCTCGTGAGCCGCGAGTCCGTCACCACCGTGGGCCTCATCTTCGAAGACCGTacgtcacttcctgtttgtggtCATCAGCTGTTTGAGTTCCCGCACACCGCCGCTCGCTTTAACCCCGagtgtttttgtctctgcagcGAGTCCTCCTAAAGTCCAGCCTCGCTACGACCTCGACCTGGACGCCAGCTACGCTAAGGTAACGGGTCGGCGCTCGACCGTCTGTTCCTCGCCGTGACGCGCTCCGGCAGCAGAGTCTCTTAAAGACACAGAACCTTTAAACATGCTAACTTCCTCTCTTGTTGTTTCAGACGTTTGCCGGCGACGTCGGTCACTTATGGAAAACCTCGGAGTCTCTGCTGGTTTATCAGGAGCTCGTGAGGAAAGGAGTGCGCGGCGTGATGTAAGAAAACGCCACACACTCAGAGAGCGTCCTGTCGCTGAGCAGGTTCACTTCCTGTTAGCTCCTCATCCTGTTTTTACTGAAGACAACAAAAGGATACATGAttcagcccacacacacacacacacacacacacacacacacacacacacacaacaagctcTAGATAAATGTGTCAATAAGCAGTTTTATTCCAGGGCTCGACATGTTAACAGTAACACGTTCCTGTCATGTCGGTGTTTTGTCAGTAATTATAAACGTTGTGCTGAtaactgctacagcatcaacgCATCATCAGCTCGTGCACGCGCTCCTGTGTCACAGTTGAAAGGCAGCCGACGGCTTCATACACTCAAATTGTAAACTCGTACACAGATCTTAGAGCAGGTTTTCTCTGATGAAAAACAAgtttggtaaaacggtttttaaaaccatcagatctcGACAAAAGCCGAGTTTAATTCAGAAttcaaagagaaacaaatcaCCGGAAGAGTGGAGAGCGACAGCAGGATgaaaacagaagagagaaaagtttgatccacagtgacagacagctggaggagctggaacacgttaaagttaaagactagatcctgctaaagataaaagttattcacaaaacatgttagcccttaagagagctcctaaagtaaagatgtaaagatgaagagtttctcacagagaagaaagaaggagagattccagctctatcacagcctcatattaatatcacattaagtagactcttacagttagcagcatggtgaataaacatgagcacataaatataagaaaaatacacaatatgtttataattagagctcaattcatttaataaaagttgtaatttaatctcgcatcagaatggttcaagagtaaattggtgactgttgtTCTAAGAATCAAAAGTGATGTTCCTGGTCCAGTGATCTTTGAAAACCAGTGGCTTTAATGTCAACCCCTGTATTCATAAGTCTGTTCACACCGTCTTTAGAGCGTGTCGGGTCACAAACATCtctcaatgtgttttttgtttcctgcagcGAGCTGATGAAGGAGGACTACAGTGAGATTCTGCACAAGAAGTCTGAAGTGTTCCACTTGTGTAACTTCTGCACGCAGATCCTGGAGAAGACGGAGCAGCTGTGAGTCGCTCGCTCACTTTGAATAAAAGTTTTAACACTTTTGATTCTAGGAAAAGGTTTAACCCTGCGTGTCGTCCTCGCAGGTTCGAGGTGCTGATGCAGGCCAACATGATGTCATCGGAGTACGACGAGATCTCAGACATGCACAAGAAAATCCTCAGAGTGAGCGCTcgcttctttttttacatttatgaaaaatctttcatgttttgtttgcaatctttggaaactaaaagtgtgtgtgtgtgtgtgtgtgtgtgtgtgtgtgtgtgtgtgtgtgtgtgtgtgtgtgtgtgtgtgtgtgtgtgtgtgtgtgtgtgtgtgtgtgtgtgtgtgtgtgtgtgtgtgtgtgtgtgtgtgtgtgtgtgtgtgtgtgtgtgtgtgtatagatcTCCAGCTCTCTGGAGCCCCTGGAACGAACCGCTCAGGACATCAAGAGTAAGTTCCTCCCGGGGGGTCTGCTCACCGAAGGCTGGACGCAACAAGTGGGGACGCACCCcgaagacaggaagtgagccCCGCCCGCCTCTGCCTCATGTCGACTCATGTTTCATTTAAACACGATGACAGTTTGTCTGATGTGGGAATGTTTTTTCATCTGCAGCGTGGAGAAAATCAAAGTCCTGCTGGACGCCATCACGGCCATCTACCAACAGTTCAAGAAGGACAAAGCGGAGAGACGTGAGAGCGTTCACATcctgtttaaactgtttttaaatgttctctcttttattgtgaaggtgtATCAGAGTTTTAATATCGTTTGTTTGTTCAGGTCTGCCGTACAACGAAGAACAGATCCACAAATTTGACAAGTAAGTTCACTGAATTTACACATCAGATATCTCAGGCGCCGTGTCTTCTCTttgggcagaaaagcgctgactGTGCGCTCTGGAgcgtttgcatgaagcgtttgtgcgctgaaaagaaaagcgctgcaagtctgttgacaacggccgctgtgtGACAGACACTGCTCCGTTAGTTTTAACTGTATGTTTAATAATTgagatattttaatttaatttcataaCTAAATTGAATTTAGTTTAATCTGCAAAAATACGGGgaatatcttttattttgaaaataaaagaacacGCCTTTCTGAAAGGTTAAAAGACTTTCAAGAGGATGCGCTCAAAAAGAAAGACGCTGCGCTTTTTCTGAAGATCATTAAAATAAGAGAGATCGTATGGTTACAGAACACGTGGTatcaaaacatcaacatgtggcGACCTTTGAGTGAGGTCGAGGGTCGTCGTCATTTATACCTTCAGACGACCACTAAAGACAAAACTGTAAATCTTCAGCAaaaatattgtgtgtgtgtgtgtgtgtgtgtgtgtgtgtgtgtgtgtgtgtgtgtgtgtctctgtgtgtctctgacaGACAGAAGTTGGTGCTTCACGCCAGTAAAGCGAGATCTTTGTTCACGGAGGAGTGCGCCATGAAGTATCGCCTCTTCATCTCAAAGAGCGAGGAGTGGATgaggtaaaaaaatatatacacgTCACCGTCAGCCGCCACCATGTTTGTTCTGACTCAGACGGACAGGAAGTGGGCGGAGTCTCTGTGTTGCTTGGTTACCGTGTGAAGAGgaaaacgttttgttttttcaggaaGGTGCACCACGTGAAGAAGCAGCTGCTCAACCTGTCGGGTCAGCTGATCGGCATCGAGAAGGAGGTCACCATGCTGATGGAGCGAGCCATCAAGGTgagcgatgacatcatcacctgCTCACATGAGGTCGTCATGTTATAGCTGATATaacatagtgtgtgtgtgtgtgtgtgtgtgtgtgtgtgtgtgtgtgtgtgtgtgtgtgttttcagctgcaggaaGTGCCGCCTCAGAAAGTTCTTCCTCTGGTGTCGAGCGGGATGAAACCTCCGGCCTACCTGAGCCAGAACACGCTGGTGGAGATGACGCTCGGGTCAGGAATCTTTAACTCTTCATCCTCCataaaccgtgtgtgtgtgtgtgtgtgtgtttatttatggaGCGTCTCCGTGTTGTGTTTCAGGATGAAGAagctgaaggaggagatggagggcGTCGTCAAAGAGCTCGCAGAGAACAACCACTTCTTAGAGAGGTCAGGCTGAAACACCAccgttagcctagctt containing:
- the tbk1 gene encoding serine/threonine-protein kinase TBK1; this encodes MQSTTNYLWLISDLLGQGATANVYRGRHKKTGDLYAVKVFNNLSFLRPLDVQMREFEVLKKLNHKNIVKLFAVEEESNTRHKVLVMEYCPCGSLYTVLEESSNAYGLPEDEFLIVLHDVVAGMNHLREYGIVHRDIKPGNIMRVIGEEGRSVYKLTDFGAARELDDDEQFVSLYGTEEYLHPDMYERAVLRKDHQKKYGATVDLWSIGVTFYHAATGSLPFRPFEGPRRNKEVMYKIITEKPSGTISGHQKSENGKIEWSTEMPVSCSLSKGLQSLLTPVLANILEADQEKCWGFDQFFAETNDILHRTVVNVFSLQQATLHHVYIHEYNTAALFQELMSRRSSIPLHNQELLYEGRRLVLDPNRQAKTFPKTSRDNPIMLVSRESVTTVGLIFEDPSPPKVQPRYDLDLDASYAKTFAGDVGHLWKTSESLLVYQELVRKGVRGVIELMKEDYSEILHKKSEVFHLCNFCTQILEKTEQLFEVLMQANMMSSEYDEISDMHKKILRISSSLEPLERTAQDIKSKFLPGGLLTEGWTQQVGTHPEDRNVEKIKVLLDAITAIYQQFKKDKAERRLPYNEEQIHKFDKQKLVLHASKARSLFTEECAMKYRLFISKSEEWMRKVHHVKKQLLNLSGQLIGIEKEVTMLMERAIKLQEVPPQKVLPLVSSGMKPPAYLSQNTLVEMTLGMKKLKEEMEGVVKELAENNHFLERFGTLTLDGGLRG